A stretch of Gemmatimonas aurantiaca T-27 DNA encodes these proteins:
- a CDS encoding PD40 domain-containing protein has product MTVRSLRLAWWCVVALWCTMTWSVRVEAQSDPRGPVRTIVTPHLRVHYQAALDSLARQTAVIAERAYAQLALELTPPSGRIDLLLTDNMDNSNGFAQVFPTNRVTIFAVPPVGMRELRFHDAWLPMVISHELAHIFHIDRARGLWRAGRWVFGRNPLLFPNAFLPSWVKEGLAVHYESALTGSGRLEATEFPGYVRAAVMDSAWVPPSRWSMATTRFPRGQGAYAYGSLLMQHGVAQPSGSMRAFVDATSSYPIPYLLSRASRIGFGKSFDEMYRDIRDSVARSAPSRAGDSAWTEVSTEGWHASSPRWLTTDSLVWSANTGYEVSGLYMAPARRGAQPERMAWRNSLDVNVPQGGDVVFAQSDRRDPYTIRSDLYRRDRATGEEVRLTDGARLFMPDVRRDGAVIAVQVGANASQLVRVSREGEVTPFTAENHGERWAEPRWSPDGAFIAAIQLLTNGEQRVVVLDSTGALRVAVAGMRAVFESPSFTPDGRRLVWSSDRSGRMQIETAPLRTDVIDTLAWRDERAHVTQASQVSTAVYEPSVSPDGRQVAALLFRADGNHVAIAALDTTGPMARSQWYPRRNTVAIPSVSDSAQLVSAPSSAYRAWRQLVPRYWLPQVGEGRDGRMTVGASTSGVDILGRHAWSASALVQPGYRETDGHLSYRFAGLGVPLFEASLSQEWDGSFRNVSSTGATLGFVARRRRFASVASTWTVPRVRRTMNTTLGVRYEMRQFFADVDSALGPANSSLRGGTRYPSVFLNGSLSTARMAGRGVSLEEGFALAHNTTYRWREDAPGATGSWRTVINARGYVPLPLPGFSRHALAIRTTAGIADIKSGSDFGVGGVSGVNAELMPGVIIGDPSRSFPVRGVAPDVQRGIRALGSSVEYRAPLVMFSRVPSPFTVYTDRASIVLFSDAGRAWCPSSLAATGTIVCNRVGERDGWIASAGAELVLDIAVQYDTPYRVRIGGAAPYVAPAGVRRGGAFYVSLGGYF; this is encoded by the coding sequence GTGACCGTACGATCGCTGCGGCTCGCGTGGTGGTGCGTGGTGGCCTTGTGGTGCACCATGACCTGGTCGGTACGGGTCGAGGCGCAGAGTGACCCGCGCGGCCCGGTGCGCACCATCGTCACGCCACATCTGCGGGTGCACTACCAGGCGGCGCTCGATTCACTGGCTCGACAGACGGCCGTGATTGCGGAGCGCGCATATGCGCAACTGGCGCTGGAGTTGACACCACCGTCGGGGCGGATCGATCTGCTGCTCACCGACAACATGGACAACAGCAATGGCTTCGCGCAGGTGTTCCCCACCAATCGGGTGACCATTTTTGCGGTGCCACCGGTGGGCATGCGTGAGTTGCGCTTTCACGATGCCTGGTTGCCGATGGTCATCTCCCATGAACTCGCGCACATCTTTCACATTGATCGCGCTCGTGGACTGTGGCGCGCCGGCCGCTGGGTGTTCGGACGCAATCCGCTGTTGTTTCCCAATGCCTTCCTGCCCAGTTGGGTGAAGGAAGGGCTGGCCGTGCACTACGAAAGTGCGCTCACCGGCAGTGGGCGCCTCGAAGCCACCGAGTTCCCCGGTTATGTGCGTGCGGCCGTCATGGACAGCGCCTGGGTGCCACCATCGCGCTGGAGCATGGCCACCACGCGATTCCCGCGTGGGCAGGGCGCGTATGCGTATGGCAGTCTGCTCATGCAGCACGGGGTGGCGCAGCCATCTGGCAGCATGCGCGCGTTTGTCGACGCCACGTCTTCGTATCCCATTCCCTATCTGCTTTCGCGCGCGTCACGCATCGGCTTTGGCAAGTCGTTCGACGAGATGTACCGCGACATCCGCGATTCGGTGGCCCGTTCGGCGCCCTCTCGCGCCGGGGATTCGGCATGGACCGAGGTCAGTACCGAAGGTTGGCATGCCTCATCGCCACGGTGGCTCACCACCGATTCGCTGGTGTGGAGTGCCAACACCGGCTACGAAGTATCGGGGCTGTACATGGCCCCCGCTCGTCGTGGTGCGCAGCCCGAGCGCATGGCCTGGCGCAATTCGCTCGATGTGAATGTGCCGCAGGGTGGGGATGTGGTCTTCGCGCAAAGTGATCGCCGGGATCCGTACACCATCCGCAGTGATCTCTATCGCCGCGATCGCGCCACCGGTGAAGAAGTGCGTCTCACGGATGGCGCGCGCCTGTTCATGCCGGATGTTCGCCGAGACGGTGCGGTGATCGCTGTGCAGGTGGGCGCCAATGCCAGTCAACTGGTGCGGGTATCGCGCGAGGGTGAGGTCACACCATTCACGGCAGAGAATCATGGCGAGCGCTGGGCCGAGCCTCGCTGGTCGCCCGATGGTGCGTTCATCGCCGCGATTCAACTGCTCACCAACGGCGAACAGCGCGTGGTGGTGCTCGACTCCACCGGGGCGCTGCGTGTGGCGGTGGCCGGCATGCGGGCCGTGTTCGAAAGCCCATCGTTCACACCAGACGGTCGGCGATTGGTGTGGAGCAGCGATCGCAGCGGGCGTATGCAGATCGAAACGGCGCCACTGCGCACCGATGTCATCGACACACTGGCCTGGCGCGACGAACGGGCTCACGTCACACAAGCGAGTCAGGTGAGCACGGCCGTGTACGAGCCCAGTGTATCGCCCGATGGTCGTCAGGTGGCCGCGTTGCTGTTCCGCGCCGACGGCAATCACGTGGCCATTGCGGCGCTCGATACCACGGGACCGATGGCCCGTTCGCAGTGGTATCCTCGCCGCAACACCGTCGCGATTCCGTCCGTGAGCGATTCGGCGCAGTTGGTATCGGCACCATCGTCGGCGTATCGCGCCTGGCGTCAGCTTGTGCCGCGCTATTGGCTGCCGCAGGTGGGCGAAGGGCGTGATGGTCGCATGACGGTTGGTGCCAGCACCAGTGGTGTGGACATCCTGGGTCGGCATGCGTGGAGTGCGTCGGCGCTGGTGCAGCCCGGCTACCGCGAAACCGATGGTCATCTGTCGTATCGATTTGCCGGACTCGGTGTGCCGCTGTTCGAAGCCAGCCTCTCGCAGGAGTGGGACGGTTCTTTTCGCAATGTGTCGTCCACCGGTGCCACGCTGGGATTTGTGGCCCGTCGTCGCCGGTTTGCATCGGTGGCCAGCACCTGGACCGTTCCCCGTGTGCGGCGCACGATGAACACCACGCTGGGCGTGCGATACGAAATGCGTCAGTTCTTTGCCGATGTGGATTCGGCGTTGGGACCGGCCAACTCGTCGCTGCGTGGGGGGACGCGTTATCCGTCGGTGTTTCTGAATGGCAGCCTGTCCACGGCTCGTATGGCCGGGCGTGGGGTGTCTCTCGAAGAAGGTTTTGCGTTGGCGCACAACACGACGTACCGGTGGCGCGAGGATGCACCGGGTGCCACGGGATCGTGGCGTACGGTGATCAATGCGCGTGGCTATGTACCACTGCCGCTGCCGGGATTCTCACGTCATGCGTTGGCCATACGCACCACGGCCGGCATCGCCGATATCAAGAGCGGATCCGACTTTGGCGTGGGCGGGGTGAGTGGCGTGAATGCGGAGCTGATGCCTGGAGTGATCATCGGTGATCCGTCGCGTTCATTCCCGGTGCGTGGTGTGGCGCCGGATGTGCAACGAGGGATTCGTGCGTTGGGCAGCAGCGTGGAATATCGCGCGCCGCTGGTGATGTTCAGCCGCGTGCCCAGTCCGTTCACGGTGTATACCGATCGGGCGTCGATCGTGCTGTTCAGCGATGCGGGACGGGCGTGGTGTCCATCATCGCTGGCCGCCACCGGCACGATTGTGTGCAATCGGGTTGGGGAGCGTGATGGATGGATCGCGTCCGCAGGTGCGGAGCTCGTGCTGGATATTGCGGTGCAATACGACACGCCGTATCGCGTGCGGATTGGGGGAGCGGCGCCGTATGTCGCGCCGGCGGGTGTACGGCGGGGAGGGGCGTTTTATGTGTCGCTTGGGGGGTATTTCTGA
- a CDS encoding gamma carbonic anhydrase family protein → MAKAFIHDTAVVLGEVVLCEDTSVWPTAVIRGDVERITIGARSNVQDGAVIHADPGKPTIVGEDCVIGHRAVVHGTVLEDGVLVGMGAVLLNGVRVGTGSIIAAGAVLTEGTQVPAGSLVVGIPGRVVRALDAEQRGKILENAARYVELAQRHRGGAVRRVRSD, encoded by the coding sequence ATGGCGAAGGCGTTTATTCATGACACGGCGGTTGTGCTCGGCGAGGTGGTGCTTTGCGAGGACACCAGTGTTTGGCCGACGGCGGTTATTCGGGGGGATGTTGAGCGGATCACCATTGGCGCACGCAGCAACGTGCAGGATGGCGCGGTGATTCATGCGGATCCTGGAAAGCCGACCATTGTTGGCGAGGACTGTGTGATCGGGCATCGCGCGGTGGTGCATGGCACGGTGCTCGAAGACGGTGTGCTGGTGGGCATGGGCGCGGTGCTGCTCAACGGCGTGCGCGTGGGCACGGGGAGCATCATTGCGGCCGGCGCGGTGCTCACGGAGGGCACACAGGTTCCGGCGGGCTCGCTGGTGGTGGGCATCCCAGGGCGGGTGGTGCGGGCGCTTGATGCGGAACAGCGGGGGAAGATTCTCGAGAACGCGGCGCGATATGTGGAATTGGCGCAGCGGCATCGGGGTGGAGCGGTTCGTCGGGTGAGATCCGACTAG